TAAGAGGGCGGAAATATACATGTTAAAAACAGTATAAGTGATATATTAAtaagtaaaacattatttttaaggttatattttttaatgctacctaaaattttttatgcaaagtACTTTTGCATTTTATGATAGTTCTCTGTCAGCATCGACTCCCGCGACAtaactttttctgaattttactgCAATTGAATCTGCTACAgatactgttaaaaatttttgaaggaaattaaTTATTGTAAACATTCCTTTGGAGCATGCACATATTTTTTCCATACACTGTAGGACCAgtcttcattgtttttttttttttttttttcgcaattgttCTTTGTGCAGtgaattaaaatgaataattacGATTACtagtagtaaaaaataattataatcttcaattgtctttctttctttttttttccaatgtccATTACGCAGAAAACGTAGCACATTCTCAAATTCAGCTTAATCAATAAACTCagctttataattatttttatcattataatCAATATAATATAgcttacaattttattttctactcagcataataactttataaaggtaaaaccaattttaaactctatGCAGCTAAATAATTTATATCCATTTTGCTGTTTTAAGTGTCCTGAAATCACAAATTTGAAGTTTCCTGTTCGCATTATTGAACTTCTCagcttttatatttgtttttaactgcGGTGGATAAAATGTTTGAATGCAGAAGTACgtaattacatgaaaaaaatacaaGCATTCAAATACCGCTAAAAGAAATGCTTTATATGTTTTCTTAAGTTTGCTATCATTATCATCATCACTATTTATCGTATAGAAATAGGGTGAATTGCCGTCCCCCAGAAATAGCCCCCAATGCAGGGTCCCGACTTGCCCCTCCTAGATCCAGCAATCAGCACTGCATTattaactattattattgttttctatTAATTAAATTTACAACTGACAAAGTGTATTTTACATTGCTTTCTTCCACTCATAAAAGTTCAGAAATAACTgtccaaataaattttttaataaattttagacAAGACTCCCTCAGTTTCCTGAAAGCATGGTAGCAATAATgacttgtgctgccatctattgaagAAAGTTGTAAGCTATATCGAAACATATTTCTAAAACgttccatttcttaaaaaaaatctcaaagtaaGTAGCAGAAAAGTAGGGAAGCATAGATCAAATACGTTCGTTGAGGATAAACttgaatactttttaaattgtctcagtaaaaagagagagagatagagaaaaattTATGTACGATggttgaaaaggaaaattaacaTTCCGCTCTTacaaaagtttcttttcactTTTATCATTTCTAGAAATTCTCCTGATATTTTGAGCATTATCTATGTGCAACGCCTATTCaaataaagtagaaaataagATCACAAGTACCGACACGGCGATACCCGTGATAAGATTTCAAAAGCATTATCTTGAAAATAAATGATCCTCTTTCATTTATTCAAGAAATGACTTAAAGTGCagatataaaactttaaaagtttaaagcaaaagagaaaattagcgaaaattttcagaaatctaTCTTTTTGACTTGCAAACGAAGAATCGACAACTaccttttgacaaaatttaattaGCGGACTCTAGGTCCGCTActgatatttagggaaataatctctattgaaaaataacttcaacataaaatttttaaaagacaagcgacaaaaactcaaggagatgctggagttcaaaatttcaagttacCAAGCAAAAATTGGGTTTGGAACTCATTgcccttttagaagaatgacaaATTGTCGAAGAAAAAGAGAGTACGTACATTTTTCAtcgctattgaaaaataaatgcaaatggtaTTACCGATGAGGTGTAAAAAGCTACGACcagattttgacaaaatttaagtAGCGGACTTTAGGTCCGCTACTCAAAGTTTTAGGCATACGTCACACGTCAGTTCCTTTCTCCCTCAAGGAACGGTGTTAACAATTTTGGGGTAGTGCGGATCACATTTTGATTGGTATTGGGTTTTCTGAGAGCAGTGCTGACTTTATTTCAGAACTGTTGTCTTTACTTTTACAGGGACCTATGCTCTTATCCGACGGGTAATTTTTAGAGACTAATGTTATCACTGCAACTAGATTGTAAAGGAATTGTTGTCATTCTTGTAAAGTGAAATTTTTAccctaaatttattttcattttttcacacaTTACTGAAAACATGTGTCACTTGGCATCGCTTTAACTTTTTGGGCACACCGAGCAGCGCCGGGTGACGCAAAAAGCAACATAATAAACCGTTGTATGCCTCTTACAAGtgaaataaaagctaaaaaatgaactttacatttcaataaacattaactgatttttttaaagttttcaacttACCAGATCGCACTGATCCTGCACGTGTGCTGAATACGCTTACCATTGTACCAGATCGCTCACTGTTTTGTCCTCCAAAATGccatcttttatttttcttgcagccTATCACAGCTAAAAATCCTTGTCTGTACTTTTTGTGCATGAAACAATACGTCAGAGGATTGCAACACGAAGATACATATGCCAGAAGATGTATCACTGATATGCCAACGTATCCTAAAGAGGAATATATTGTTTTTGCATCGAAAAGAGCCCAAGTGTTCACCACGTAAAGTGGTGTCCAACATAAGAAGAATTCTACAACCACGACGAACAGCATACGGACAACTCTTGTTTTTGCAGCTTGGTTTTTTTCGTAGCTACCCCGCAGTGGCGTGCCTTTAGTTGTCTTATTTCTTCCACCAATTTTTAGAGCTATCTCTTTCCGCAAGCTCAAACCATTGCTTGGGGATGGTCTTAAAGGGTTCAAGTATTGTCTTTCGGGATTGCTGGACCCATTTTGATCTGTAAATATGCACATAGTTAAAAATACTTAATGTAAGATGTTtcatataataaacaaaaattaagttaCAAACTTTAATTGAAATTCAGAAAACAAAGGGttgaagagtaaaataaaatatagtaacgttaaatcacgcaattttttgaaaactgcagaCACATGCTTCGAGGTTTCAAagtttcctttttcaatgcaaaaaaatgagttttcggaTGTAAAATCATCCGATAATTGGATGGATTAGCGGCAAAATCCAGATCCGATCTTTACCTGATGACATAACATTCAAAAGCAGTATTTgatcatttcttattttatttatcagtGATTGAAAACGTCGATAAATGTAAAATTAGATTAATTTATATTGTAAGACAACTGGTTCTCCAATACAGACAGCTCTTTCTCTAATGCGAGAACAAACAGACATGAGTTACATGAAATTCTGAGTAGCAATCAACTTCGGATTTTCCAGTGGTTGAAATTGgggcgctacaagtagcgacgctactgtattagctacattttttagtagtttgtagtgtagcgcactactttaaaaaaatgtagagtagcgagtagttcgatagaACAAAAATAGAAGTTTGAAGCGATTTctgtaaattactttttaataaagtttcaaaaagaaaagaaacgaggtttcaaatgaatctgactggtgcaagtcttacgcgagtaaaacgtGCACCAATAAGATTCGCCAGAGTCTGAAAAATGCAAGCTGATCTCAGACACATTactttgacgccatacgttcgtTCTATCTGACTCCATTAGTTTAGTTGGCGTCGAAATTTTCAGATTTCCCCAAAATTCGCCTTGactagagcatggcttagaaagaaaagaataagcgataactgccaaTTTAGTACCACGTTTGTGTTTTTTACGTCCTTTTAAAgcgtaaaggaagtattgtgttcgcgaaaaaaatttgacccaaaaataggccttactttccattttgcttgcccccgaatgaatgttgagtttttttttcaacccaactaCCCGTGGacatatgcctaagaacgtatagacacccgaagtatccattttgacgatccccgaactaattacgacgagttttctcgtgacgtctgtatgtacgtatgttcgTATGcacgtatatgcgtatgtatctcgcataactcaaaaacggtatgtcctagaaagttgaaatttggtgcgcagactcctagtgggattcagttgtgcacctccctttttggttgcattcggattttCTTAAGGGtctttttacacctttttgggtggaaatcattgttaatatcaatgcaaacgcaaatggtgttataatttgaagaaaaaaaaagcgacatatcgccaagcttttagtcgccaagttttttcgccttggggcaaaaaaatttttaaaatgtttctttcctTACTCAAAGCCAATACTATTATcgttaaattggcgtaaaaggaagtcatgtgatgcaacatcagctctttttttttttttttttttttgtggcatcaGAAAATGTTTAGTGGGCTAACATTTTAGATTTCAATGATATTATTGTGCCAATATCCTACTAAtttggaagctactgtaaatgttatagaagaggatgatattgaactgcctttGCCGGCTAACAACGAATATTagttaacgaataaatacctttgtgctaaagattcaaaaaatcaataatccaacgtcataaagcacaaaaattgcagaaaattgcagacacgtgtttcggtgttacaaggaacacctttttcaatgcaaagaggtgtgagcttctggatgaaaagtcgtccgagaaaagcaacacggtggaacaggagatagtataaatatcaaaaaatcgaaattaaacaaaacaaaaaagataaaatgacacctggaggcaaaatttattatataattccatcaggaaaaaaccgttaagtaatacattttccaagaaaacccataaacaatgcgaaaagtccaaaaatgaaaccattctgaataaattagtaataaatttaatagcgggaaaaactatgtatggaagcaatgtataaaatggagaaatgtaggaaaaaacaaagtgaaggataaacatattggaattagttaatcacaaaaacgaaataagaaagcaaaaaatgaaaacaataaaagtaagaaatgtacgacgtttacataaaaataatagaaaaactaaaccaattttaacaaagaagtccacacagaagaaaaatagggaattgcagtaagatcgttaactaaattagaacggttcctcaggatgtagaaagattcccaaaaatcaagatctaaCGAATTGGGAAATTTTTTGGATGatttgataaaatcaaaagagtgattcgattcccaacagtgttgggcaatactggatttattcagctgttgttttctcacatagctttgatgttcttttaaccgaaatttcaaagaacggcgggtctgtccgatgtatccgagtccgcaattgcaaacaattttatagatcccacaacaattaagaggatggaTAGactctttaagagaagagaaagaaagtttattaataggagaaaataccacttggaattggaatctcttcagaatcttagcaacctgaaaactaataccagggaagaaaggcagaacaactaaattattagtgttaaaagttctattaagaacaatattttgagattttttgcaaagttttttatgactggaatcaactaaggtgggcggatagtctctatcaacagccacagctcttaaatagttaaaTTCCGCATTAAGAACAATATTAATATATTCAGCTTTCAACgcatttgtttatcgtgcaatgaatatttgttcttcacctgagcttcttaatgcgggaacttaactatttaagagctgtggctgtagatagagactatccgcccaccttagttgattccattcataaaaaactttgcaaaaaatctcaaaatattgttcttaatagaacttttaacactaataatttagttgttctgcctttcttcccaggtattagttttcaggttgctaagattctgaagcgattccaattccaagtggtattttctcctattaataaactttctttctcttctcttaaagattctattcatcctcttaattgttgtgggatctataaaattgtttgcaattgcggactcggatacatcggacagacccaccgttctttgaaatttcggttaaaagaacatcaaagctatgtgagaaaacaacagctgaataaatccagtattacccaacactgttgggaatcgaatcactcttttgattttaactcttatcaaatcaTCCAAAAACGTCCCAATTCGttagatcttgatttttgggaatctttctacatcctgaggaaccgttctaatttagttaacgatcttactgcaattccctatttttcttctgtgtggacttctttgttaaaattggtttagttttctattatttttatgtaaacgtcgtacatttcttacttttattgtttttcattttttgctttcttatttcgtttttgtgattaactaattccaatacgTTTATCCTTCACTTCGTTTTTTCCTACATTTCTCCATTttatacattgcttccatacatagtttttcccgctggtaaatttattactaattttcatttttggacttttcgcattgtttatgggttttcttggaaaatttattacttaacggttttttcctgatagaatctatacatatctatacatataataaaataagatgtttgtgtgtgtgtatgtgtgtgtgtgtggcgcgcatcccgggaaaacggtaaggtctagaaagatgaaatttggtatactggtgcagtttttgctgaaaatgtgcacctcgggcttcgatttttgatatatttaatagaaaaaaaagttatttaatgttttatgcgtttttttgtactttttagtactttttacctcacagatcccgaaccaatcgcaccacacaaatattttttgtactatagtataggaaatttaattttaaatatgatgaatgaaaaaattttgaagatagagcaatttttgtattttttataaattttcgcaaaaacctttattttgcatttttttctgggtttagtttttttcgaaacccatcctgcaaaaagtattgagccctcaattccaaaattttagttggtaatagtaaaaacattccgcccccttcagaagaaaaagtttttaaaaatacgcaaaagttttttttacaattttttaaatgcagaacacgacgcgacctgtaagcattgccggctgagttccgcacttcctcatcacgtgacctaactgaaatcgtttgctttctcttcacttttttttaacgttcagagatttctcaaatctttatttttccaacttttttttttttttcctggactgtttcttatatttatttttggtcaaatatttttggggggcattttaattcaataaaaagcggtgatttttttaagcttttgcaagcgctgctttttggacactacagggaacatagagccttcttttgcgtgtaattttaagtaaataaataaagcctgcgtttttttttttgcatgatttttgtagggattggtggttatgtttggtagatagagagatgatattaaatgggcaaaaaatgatttttttttttttttacataaaaaggattgttaattactatcagaggtagatatgcgtggatcgtatagatagatagatagagagaaagaaaggtggacaaatatagaggtgaaTACAGTAGATgaacagtaagaaatagaggaacttcaacgggggatcaatagcccctcccccacacacaccatgactttaaaaaaacaatgctttcacataaaagtggaaatgcttttttgttactttccgacaaaatttgcatgaagagtatgcattttgtgcctcccctccccctccctgaaaaatattccgaaggacataacgggagatagatctagaaaatactttattcaacacaaaatttttttaagcagcaGCCGATgacggcaaccttggcgtaaaaaggcgaatgttaatattgatgtatagagaaaaagattgattaataccatcgacaattttttttaagcagccgccgaagaagtcaacattggcgttaaaggcgaatgataatattgttatatagacaaaaacattgattaatgtcgtcgctaaattgtctaagcagccgccgaaggcggcaaccctggcgcaaaaaaatcgaattgcgtaaaaaggcggaccaggtggtcgccgaaggcggctagtaataaaataagatgtttgtgtgctgtgcgtgtgtgtgtcgcgcttcctgggaaaacggtaaggcctagaaagatgaaatttggtatacagatacagtttttgccgaagatgtgcacctcgggcttcgattttttgatattttaattagaaaaaagttatttaatgttttatgtgtttttttgcactttttagtactttttacctcacaaacCCCGAACCAtacgcaccacacaaatattttttgtactatagtgttgaaaatttaattttaaatatgatgaatgaaaaacttttgaagatagagcaatttttgtattttttatgaattttttgaaaaaacctttaatttgcatttttttctgggttttatttttttctaatgtcatcctGCGAGAAaaatcaaagcctcatttctaaaatttaagttgtaaTAGTGAAAatatttcgccctcttcagaagaaaaaagttcttaaaaatacgtaatagtttttttttacaacttttttaatgctgaaacacattatgtctttccacgcatcggtcgaaaaaaaaagcgttcttcaatcttttatgcttctgacgtcactacttggatttcgattcgatatttacgatggaatcttaatcgcaaacaattgttaatctttttacaaatgtttctttttttactatatagcttacttctacactttatgacgtgatgaccacgtgtttttccgttagcgcttgctttttttctttcctttttttgttttatttagggattgcatttatttctttttccatttctccccccccccccaagttggacgttttgctgtatcaaTATtaggttacatttcatagttgtgcgcatatagttcaataaaaacagcgagaatttttttctttgtcaaacgctactttttgcacactacggggaattttggagataactttttttttttggttctacttaaataaaaaaaagcggttttttgagtgatctttgtttttattaggaaacgggcggggaggttaaaataaatagagatggataagaaaattaagagatagatcgtaaaggtagatagccgccgaaggcggcaatcttggcgtaaataatgtgaatggcacaaaaaaagatagagatggattgattaatactgctgccaaatttatttaaacagcctcCGAAGGCGGCAAACATGAAgtaaaaggtaaatgacaagttagccaaacagccgccgtaggtggctgcttgcatagaaaggcgaatggcgtaagaaggcgaaccagctggtcgccgctgGCGGCtagttatataataaattttgcctccaggtgtcattttatcttttttgttttgtttaatttcgattttttgatatttatactatctcctgttccaccgtgttgcttttctcggatgacttttcatccagaagctcacacctctttgcattgaaaatgtgttccttgtaacaccgaaacacgtgtctgcaattttctgcaatttttgtgctttatgacgttggattattgattttttgaacGAATATTAGTGTTATGGAAATGTACGGTAAGGAACattttt
This sequence is a window from Uloborus diversus isolate 005 chromosome 10, Udiv.v.3.1, whole genome shotgun sequence. Protein-coding genes within it:
- the LOC129230989 gene encoding cholecystokinin receptor-like, producing MHSGVSVCVGVWTLVSISLERYFAICRPLHSRQWQTISHAYKVILLVWIGSLSTMVPSVLLSQLIPTKSPGKYKCREEWPDAQSERIFNIYLDVVLLVIPLLIMIIFYSLIARKLCIGSKLNFNKGKRTDQNGSSNPERQYLNPLRPSPSNGLSLRKEIALKIGGRNKTTKGTPLRGSYEKNQAAKTRVVRMLFVVVVEFFLCWTPLYVVNTWALFDAKTIYSSLGYVGISVIHLLAYVSSCCNPLTYCFMHKKYRQGFLAVIGCKKNKRWHFGGQNSERSGTMVSVFSTRAGSVRSVSVADSIAVKFRKSYVAGVDADRELS